One window of the Triticum dicoccoides isolate Atlit2015 ecotype Zavitan chromosome 3B, WEW_v2.0, whole genome shotgun sequence genome contains the following:
- the LOC119278132 gene encoding cytochrome P450 CYP99A1-like encodes MELSAATVFLSVVSLVILVFFLSRKTSASSKKKRPPGPWCLPLIGNLLHLLTSQPQAALRDLARKHGPVMSLRLGQVDAVVISSPAAAQEVLRDKDLTFASRPSMLTSDIILYGNMDIAFAPYGAYWRMLRKLCMVELLSAQKVRQLAPVRDGETRSLVRKVGTVGRGGEPVNLGRLLCSCSISITAKATFGRLCDEELQKQYMPVVEVAVKEGGGFSAGDLFPSLWFVDVATGLTRRLWRTRRQLDAIFDKMIAECEAQRAEKKKTTATTKTTGDEEEHLLNVLLRIKDEGKLEVPISMTSIKAILFDMLTGGTETTSSAAEWIMSELMRNPEAMAKAQAEVRRTFDGKSPEDHEGLIDKLRYMKMVIKEGLRLNPVLPLLLPRLCGATCDIGGYEVAKGTKVIVNAWAMARSPEHWPHAEEFRPERFDGGVAGDFKGLQFEYLPFGSGRRMCPGDTFGLAVLELIVARLFYYFDWSLPNGMRPDELDMDMIVGSTARRKNQLHLLASPCRELPVEI; translated from the exons ATGGAGCTAAGCGCAGCCACCGTCTTCCTCTCCGTCGTCTCACTGGTGATCCTCGTGTTCTTTCTTAGCCGCAAAACTTCAGCAAGTTCCAAGAAGAAGCGGCCTCCGGGTCCATGGTGTCTTCCCCTGATCGGCAACCTTCTCCACCTCCTCACCTCGCAGCCGCAGGCGGCCCTACGGGACCTGGCCAGGAAGCACGGCCCGGTGATGTCCCTGCGGCTGGGCCAAGTCGACGCCGTCGTGATCTCCTCCCCGGCAGCCGCGCAGGAGGTGCTCCGGGACAAGGACCTCACCTTCGCGTCGCGGCCGAGCATGCTCACCTCGGACATCATCCTCTACGGGAACATGGACATCGCTTTCGCGCCGTACGGCGCGTACTGGCGGATGCTGCGCAAGCTCTGCATGGTCGAGCTCCTCAGCGCGCAGAAGGTGCGGCAGCTCGCGCCTGTCCGGGACGGCGAGACCCGCTCCCTCGTCAGGAAGGTCGGCACCGTGGGCCGAGGCGGCGAGCCGGTCAACCTCGGGAGGCTGCTCTGTTCGTGCTCGATCTCGATCACCGCGAAGGCGACGTTCGGCCGGCTGtgtgacgaggagctccagaagcaGTACATGCCGGTCGTGGAAGTGGCTGTGAAAGAAGGTGGGGGTTTCAGCGCCGGGGACCTCTTCCCGTCTCTGTGGTTCGTCGACGTCGCCACTGggctgacacgccggctgtggcgaACGCGCCGTCAGCTCGACGCCATATTTGACAAGATGATCGCTGAGTGCGAGGCACAGCGAGCAGAGAAAAagaagacgacggcgacgacgaAGACCACCGGAGATGAAGAAGAACACCTCCTGAATGTCTTGCTTAGGATCAAGGATGAGGGGAAGCTTGAGGTCCCCATCAGCATGACAAGCATCAAAGCAATCTTATTT GACATGCTCACCGGAGGCACGGAGACAACGTCGTCGGCCGCGGAGTGGATCATGTCAGAGCTCATGAGGAACCCCGAGGCGATGGCCAAAGCGCAGGCTGAGGTTCGACGAACATTCGACGGCAAGAGCCCGGAAGACCATGAGGGCCTCATCGACAAGCTACGCTACATGAAGATGGTGATCAAGGAGGGACTGAGGCTGAACCCGGTGCTGCCACTCCTTCTCCCCCGCCTCTGCGGGGCGACCTGCGACATCGGCGGGTACGAGGTCGCCAAGGGCACCAAGGTCATCGTCAACGCGTGGGCGATGGCGCGGAGCCCCGAGCACTGGCCCCACGCGGAGGAGTTCAGGCCGGAGAGGTTCGACGGCGGCGTGGCGGGGGACTTCAAAGGCTTGCAGTTCGAGTACCTCCCATTCGGTAGCGGGAGGAGGATGTGTCCTGGAGACACCTTCGGGCTCGCCGTGCTGGAGCTCATCGTCGCGCGACTTTTCTACTACTTCGACTGGAGCCTCCCCAACGGAATGCGACCGGATGAGCTCGACATGGACATGATCGTCGGCTCGACGGCGAGGAGGAAAAACCAGCTGCACCTGTTGGCGTCGCCGTGCAGGGAGCTCCCCGTGGAAATCTGA